TTCCATTGTAATATTATCTTTTCCAGTTTGCGGATTTTATCCAGTCTATAGCATATTTTGCATTTTCAAAAGGAGTGTTTGGAAGTACTCCGTGACCTAAATTAAATATCCATTTTGTTTCTTTGCTTCCAAAATCAATATAAGTTTCAAGTTCTTTCTTTAAAACTGCCGGTGAAGTTAAAAGTAAGCGAGGATCTAAATTTCCTTGTAATCCAACTTCTGATCCAACTTGTTTGCGAACTTGTGCAATATCAGCTTGCCAGTCGATGCTAACAACGTCTGCAATATTGTAATTCATATCAACTATTCCGTTGCCAATCCCTTTTGGGAAAAAGAAGAATGGTGTTCCTGTTGCTCTCACTGTTTTTCCGATTTTTTCAACAGCTGGAAGGAAAAGTTTTTTATAAATAGGATAAGGAATTAATCCTGCATGGGTCTCGAAAAGCTGAAATGCTTCAACTCCACTTTCAATTTGTTTTTGTGCATATACCTGAGATATTTCTACTATCATATCAACAAGTTTTGCAGTTAATTCAGGTTGCTCAAAAATGAATTTTGTTGCATCAGGAAATTCATGATTAGAACTTAAACCCTGAATCATATAAGATAAAACAGTTAATGGTGCACCACAGAAACCAATTAATGGAACTTCTTTAGGTTTACTTTCATTAATTATTTTAATTGCTTTGTAAATATATTCAAAGAACGAAGCATCAGGATGCAAGTGTTCCAAAGGATTTGAAACTTCTTTTAATGGTTTTTCAAAACGTGGGCCTTTGTCGGAAAATTCTACTTTTAATCCCATAGCCTGAGGAACAACAAGAATATCTGAGAATAGAATTGCAGCATCAACACCTAAATCATCAACAGGAAGTAATGTGACTTTTGCAGCTAATTCCGGTTCAAGCATTAATTCGCTGAAAGTATAAGTTTCGCGAAGTTTAAGATATGATGGCAAAACTCTTCCAGCCTGACGCATAAACCAAACCGGTGGACGTTCACATTTTTTTCCTTTTACTGTATCTAAAAATATTGACATTTAAATGATTGTTTAATGTTAAATGATTAATGAAAAATGTTCACTGTTAATTGTTATATGTTTCTTTCTTTTGTTACAACTGTTGCAAAGCTTTAAGGTTAGCTGCTAAAAGTGTGTTTAAATCTTCTTCAGTATGTGCTTCAGAAATAAACATACTTTCAAATTGAGAAGGTGCAAGGTAAATTCCTGATTCAAGTGATAAATAAAAGAATTTAGCATATTTATCTTTATCGCTTGTCATCACTTCATCAAAAGAAGTTAATGTATCATGTTTATCATTGAAGAATAAAGTCATCATAGAACCAACGCGGTTTACAACTCCTTTTACTCCTGCTTTTTTAAGATTTTCGATAAAACCTGCTTCAACTTTAGCTGCTTTTTGTTCTAGCTTTTGATAGAAGTCAGGAGTTGAATTTAAATAGTTTAATGTTACCAAACCTGCTGACATTGCTAATGGATTTCCAGAAAGTGTTCCTGCCTGATAAACTGGTCCAAGAGGAGCAAGCATATCCATAATGTCTTTTCTTCCACCATATGCACCAACTGGTAAGCCACCGCCAATTATTTTGCCTAATGTTGTTAAATCAGGTTTTACATTATAATATTCCTGAGCACCACCTTTTGCAAGACGGAAACCAGTAATTACTTCATCAAAAATTAATAATGCTCCGTATTTTGTTGCAATTTCACGAAGTCCCTGAAGAAAACCTGGTGCAGGTTTTACTACACCCATATTTCCTGCAACTGCTTCAACAATAATTGCAGCTATTGCATCTTTATGTTCAGCAAACAAACGCTCAACTGATTCTAAGTTGTTATAATCTGCAGTTAAAGTATCTTTTGCAATAGATTGTGTTACACCAGGACTATCAGGAAGTCCCAAAGTAATTGCACCTGAACCTGCTTTAATTAAAAAGCTATCACCATGACCATGATAACATCCTGCAAATTTTACAATTTTTTCGCGTTTTGTATAACCACGTGCAAGACGAATTGCGCTCATGGTGGCTTCTGTTCCTGAGTTTACCATTCTTACCTTTTCGCAGGAAGGAACCATTTTACAGATTAATTCAGCCATCTCTGATTCCACAATTGTTGGAGCACCATAACTGGTTCCGCGTTTTGCTGCATCAATTAATGCATTTAAAATCATATCAGGACAATGTCCTAAAATCATTGGTCCCCATGAGCCAACAAAATCAATAAAAGAATTGCCGTCAATATCTTCAACTCTTGAACCTTTTGCTTGTTTTATAAATAAAGGAGTTCCTTTAACACTCTTAAATGCTCTAACTGGTGAATTAACGCCTCCTGGAATACTTTCACATGCGCGTTGAAATTCTTTTTTACTTTTATCTGTTATCATTATTTCTTTATTTAAAAAGTACTTAAAATACTTAAAGTTTAGAGTACTTAAAGTACTTTAGGCACTTTAAGTATTTAAGGCACTTTATGAACTTTTTTATTTTTTATCTCTTAGGTATTTAGCAATATCCTTTGCAAAATATGTAATTATAATATCTGCACCTGCTCTTTTGATTGATGTTATAATTTCCATCATTACTCGTGTTTCGTC
The window above is part of the Bacteroidia bacterium genome. Proteins encoded here:
- a CDS encoding uroporphyrinogen decarboxylase; protein product: MSIFLDTVKGKKCERPPVWFMRQAGRVLPSYLKLRETYTFSELMLEPELAAKVTLLPVDDLGVDAAILFSDILVVPQAMGLKVEFSDKGPRFEKPLKEVSNPLEHLHPDASFFEYIYKAIKIINESKPKEVPLIGFCGAPLTVLSYMIQGLSSNHEFPDATKFIFEQPELTAKLVDMIVEISQVYAQKQIESGVEAFQLFETHAGLIPYPIYKKLFLPAVEKIGKTVRATGTPFFFFPKGIGNGIVDMNYNIADVVSIDWQADIAQVRKQVGSEVGLQGNLDPRLLLTSPAVLKKELETYIDFGSKETKWIFNLGHGVLPNTPFENAKYAIDWIKSANWKR
- the hemL gene encoding glutamate-1-semialdehyde 2,1-aminomutase, whose translation is MITDKSKKEFQRACESIPGGVNSPVRAFKSVKGTPLFIKQAKGSRVEDIDGNSFIDFVGSWGPMILGHCPDMILNALIDAAKRGTSYGAPTIVESEMAELICKMVPSCEKVRMVNSGTEATMSAIRLARGYTKREKIVKFAGCYHGHGDSFLIKAGSGAITLGLPDSPGVTQSIAKDTLTADYNNLESVERLFAEHKDAIAAIIVEAVAGNMGVVKPAPGFLQGLREIATKYGALLIFDEVITGFRLAKGGAQEYYNVKPDLTTLGKIIGGGLPVGAYGGRKDIMDMLAPLGPVYQAGTLSGNPLAMSAGLVTLNYLNSTPDFYQKLEQKAAKVEAGFIENLKKAGVKGVVNRVGSMMTLFFNDKHDTLTSFDEVMTSDKDKYAKFFYLSLESGIYLAPSQFESMFISEAHTEEDLNTLLAANLKALQQL